GCACATATAACACCAACAATTGCACCATGGGTCATTGCTCTTCAATCATAGGCATTCTTTGCCTATGGTAACCTTACAGAAATGAAGAAGCTGCTCCTTTCTGGTTCCGTTATTAACGATATGTTACACAATAGCAACAAGATATTAGTATTGTGTTACCATCATAATGTAAAGAACTTCCAGATGGGCCTCCACATGATTTATAGTGTTGtcttaaattttcattaacaAAATTGCAATTATTGAACGGGAGATGATAAGAAACCTGAATAATAGACATACTCACAAgcaataaaaaagaatcagTCTTGCTAGTACCTACGTAAACGAAATCAAGCAGAAGATAAGATACACTATTAAGGGGGAAAAGCAAACTCACATTTCCTCTAAGTGTGACAGCAATCCCAAGTGGCTGGCCTTCCCTGATCTTGAAGGTAGCAAGGGAAACCTTTGCTCGTGTCTTTATGGGTCTCTGCCCAGTAATGAGCGCCAAGTCATTCATTGCTGCTTCCAACCCCTTAGCATTCTGTTGAGCATCTCCAATACCGCAGTTCACAACAACCTTCTCAATCTTCGGAACCTGCCCAAGTTCCACATTGCAGAAATAACAGAAATATAACACAATAGTAAAGCGCTGAACCTTGAAAACCGAAAAGATGTTTGGTTAGCCTCTGAAAGCCGAAAATTTATAATCTAAAACCTCAAGTTCTCACCTAGTTCCTAAAATTAGGAGTAACAAAACAACACACTGAGCCATTTTCCAACCCAAAAAACTAACCCCATTTCGTTATTTTAATAACCATTGCACGTAAAAATGCACAaccaatataattttaaatcaaCCCAGATACATTGTCTAAAACCTGAAGAGACCCATATccagaaaattaaaatgaacaaaaatcatgttaaaaaaatcaaaatcaaaattaaaatggtgGGTTTTGTTCACCTGGTGGATGTTCGTGTAGGAGAACTCTTCTTTGAGCTGAGGAACGATTTTTTCAAGGTAAGTGGTCTTGAGCCGACTGACCTTCTCTGCCTCTGACTTCTCCACCAGCACTACCGCCGAGGCCTTCACCGGCATCACCAATCCGCCCCCATTTCTAGGGTTTCCGTATGACAGTCGTAAAGGTGGAGGTGACACAACAACTGGGAATTGACCGTGAAACGACGACGTGGCAGAGCGTAAGAGCGAAGGGCAGGCCATTGCTGTGTCCGTTCTTTCAGTGTCCGTGTGTTCTTTGAACTCAGACTCAGCGGGTAGGGGTTTAGGGTGTGAGGTGAGGAAAGGACCTCGGTTTGGAACTTATTTACGATAGTGGCTGTAAGAGTGTTGAGTGAGGTGGTTTTTCTGTGAATTTGGGCAAGATTGAGGGTGATTACTGGATATGGCTTTCCGTGAATGAAATAGGATAAGGTAAGGCACATTTGGAAGAAAATGATCAAAGTATTATATGTTAGCcaattgaccccaaaaaaaattatatgttaGCCAATGGTAAAGCATGTGCTGCCCAAATTTAATAGCCTTAGTAAAAATTGGGTCCTTATATTTTctagttcttttttttcttttttttattagggagatattttaattttgatatgatGATAGATTCATATGAATGTGCTAAGttattttttgagaaattattggatttcatttataattcaacaaaaaaaacctcttACAGAGAAATTTAACATTAACATTAAAATAATGCGCTACCACTAACGATTATATATGATTGAAGATACTCGCATATGCATCCCAattaagattgcaaactcatAATAATCAAACATAGATAAAGCTTAGAAAAAGCATGTCATaataatacaaattaaaactctcacaaatgagaggtgagaaaaaaaaaatcaaaagaagctAGCATAAGGATTAAAAGCATTTctgaaaccccaaaaaattcaattaggCACCTGGCTCACTTGGGATAGATGAATATTTCATTCCAAAATTTCCATTATCTAGTATCTACAACTTTAATTCATTACATCActattttattgatttttttttctttcaattataCTGTTTCTTATATTGACATTAATATTCAATATAGATTTTCAGTAAATCTCACTGTTGTTGAACATATATTAAAGGTTTTAGCCtcctctttttaaaaaaacactcaTAAAAATGTTTTCAGTTTGAGAGGGAGGAAGTCACTGTTCTTCCCCTTTCTCCATGTTCAGAGATATAAGGTTTCTCTTATTTGTCAtcgttttgttatgattttctttcaatcATCACAAGCGGCTGCATCTCGACGTCAAATCTCCATTGGCAATTCGGCATctgatctccaccaccattcTTTTTGCagtttctttatatttggaaTAAGTCGCAAAGACTCTCTAGGTTCTTAGTGTAATTTTtacctctccttttgtgagagcttttcatctctcatttgtgagagttttatttgtattattatggcttggttttttcaagccttatctctttttaattattctgAGTTTgaaatcttagttgggatgtctatgctagagtttcttcgatcctGTGTGACCGTTAGTGAAGCCGCACtagattgtcttaattttgatgttggaTCGCtacgttattgtaatggccttTTGTGGCTAATGACCTTTTTAgttaaattatgaatgcaattctagaatatcacaacaacaacaagcATATGTTAAATGTTGAACTTACTTTCACTATCTTTAGTCAGTTTTGATAGTTAATGTAGAAATCAAACATAATATAATCTTCTACTTTCAATTTTATGAATCACTTTAGCAATTAGAGTACTTCAGTTCTGCAATTTGATGAACGTATTGTCCATATAACGATTGGTCACCCTTTGTTTATGTAGTTCATAATATCAACAAAGTAGAGGATTCATACACTCATAAGTTTGATTTTgagtaatatttttatttaaaaaaatatatttttattcaaaaatcgTTGTCTATAAGATTTAAACTTAAAACTTATCCCAATGTAGTGGACATTAAATGTCACTATACTAAATGGTTGACAATTGAAGCTAGATATGAACGTAAGAAGAATGCTATTTACCTTCTCATTGTGCGTAGTCCATacggatttttattttattcataaatGTGATGTAGtctttatatgaaaaaaaaaaaaagaaaatgttataAATCTATCTGAatttggagaggaaattgagagagagagaatgaagagaATGTTTTGTTCTCTTATTGAATGTTTCTGTCTATCTTTACAAGTAGGAAGGGGAAGTATTTATAGGCATATTTGGGGGGCATTTTGGGGACTCCACTATTACAACACTCCctcttggagaccacaaatgatacagaatatgtctcgttaaaaaccttgccagtaaaaacccagtgggacaaaaactggtcaaagggaaaaagagtacataataatgtgtaacataaaattctatatatattgacgcgcgtgcgacactgcctcgttaaaaccttgccaggaaaaactcagtgggataaaaacctggacgaaggaaaaagagtacagtgtttgaagatctttattgatagcgcgctccccctgatgcttggcaaaatatctttaaatcatactgttgatcagctttctgaatatagtagttgacactgcttctgtgagtcaatcttgagcgacactgcctcgttaaaaccttaccaggaaaaacccagtgggataaaaacctggatgaaggaaaaagagtacagtgtatgaaggtctttattaaaaccatgctccccctgatgaatatctccccctgaaaaaatttaggactagcttttgtccagtaagcgaccataaaaattttcatagtataccctaaacccttaagcgacactgcctcgttaaaaccttaccaggaaaaatccaatgggataaaaacctggatgaaggaaaaagagtacagtgtggagctgagctctatctggtctagtatacttctggaaaatccttaaagtgtccaacggataatcctcataaaaatgcttcaatactttcttagtataagcaagaatcttgttggcataatgctcgatttttaaatcgagacaaatattaatgtgttgcaatcacattataatcaatgtactcactgaggtaatttatgcatattaatattgagtacaaattttgtgcttcaagcacatgtcctttagggacttgctttatgcaatgtcaatcctctcaacggattttgtttaaaagggattaaactttatgacacattatatagctttaacccagctatttatacatctttagggaatcgcttctggcgatatgctccatgcatttaataacccttaaagataatatgttggtctccgtaattgtgtaataaggggggcacaattgaatctgtaaatatagagaaaacccaacattccttgtttctgctagaaaacagtgtgtcatacaaagtaggtatattcccttttattccgaacacccaagtataaattcagtattaacaaattttggggttcgtattgtgggtttgttctttcacattcattctcatttataatggaattacctcgttccattttggccaatgatattgtcgacatttaataattgaacgtggttccaatcaacacagcccattgatgattcgagtagctactccaaaactaaaaattgtcattcatcaattcataatctcacaattctcatgtgcatgcgcatgcattaattataagcatttcttttatttttgggtacccaagccacttcatggggcttttattatgtgagaatgtggattataacctccattggagcgttattttacatagggcgtggaaaatctccatttagggagttggaacatttagaacccatatatctgtcatgctgcaggcatgccacggatacatacatgtcaattaatttctgggactttaacccatattatgggactttaacccatataatttgctacgcattaggcgtgcataatatcaatattgacatgtcaaaggattgtcctttcgggacttcaatccatatcatttgctacgcaacaggcgtgcacccatatatctgtcatgctgaggcatgccacagattaatacatacatgtcaattaatttctgggactttaacccatattatgggactttaacccatataatttgctacgcattaggcgtgcataatatcaatattgacatgtcaaaggattgtcctttcgggaattcaatccatatcatttgctacgcaacaggcgtgcaccatattgatcactgctatacccatattctgttcttatggtacattaatctgtgcagtgtattatcaatgtatccaacttgcaatctgtaaaatttgcattaataattcatggatacatacaagccattcttttggaacggacttatcttcccatttggttaccttttaagataaaatatcaaataagtatataagcaaaaaataacacaagtattgcttacatccttaggtgggagaaacttttctcaagtatcattcaagcttgtatcggcccagtaaatgtagcgcttgatgatctagttatatcctgcaatagtaaaatcacaactcttttctatgtcaaaaacaaataatcctcagagagttacagaaagagaaaaaatgcaaaaagagaaggtaagcaatcagggaaggaagctggtgggagcagacaataagctctcatatctcctagtctagaaggacttccggaaattagagcataagatcaccttcacagtttcctgatgtagcggaaacgtgatcagggatagtctcgcttcctgaatggatgatcagagatagtcttgcttctcgggcatattaagtgctcactgataagaaaaacaagtagatatcgcatcactaggtatggagaaaactggatgtcttctgcaaagaaaatttcgttagtaacacatttatacacaaatacaatgaataggtagaaccggtgaatttcaaattaaccataagaaaattgcgagattctcggggtacttttgaaaaagtagctccgtgaaatccgtaaagcaagatcggcttttgatgaaaataaaactttgaaaacgccgaaagtgccgacaaacatttaatggaggccacgtgaagttttggaatctgggaaagaaaaagataatatggggatccgaaaagatattgggattCTGAAAagactgtagccatatttcctcctatagatattgcctttgcaaaacttgattggagcaactgcgtttcatcttaacttccttcattttctgaaactttaattttcttaaggCTTTCTttgaaaccttcttaaaaatggcttcctcttcttcctgccc
Above is a window of Prunus persica cultivar Lovell chromosome G2, Prunus_persica_NCBIv2, whole genome shotgun sequence DNA encoding:
- the LOC18784783 gene encoding 50S ribosomal protein L5, chloroplastic codes for the protein MACPSLLRSATSSFHGQFPVVVSPPPLRLSYGNPRNGGGLVMPVKASAVVLVEKSEAEKVSRLKTTYLEKIVPQLKEEFSYTNIHQVPKIEKVVVNCGIGDAQQNAKGLEAAMNDLALITGQRPIKTRAKVSLATFKIREGQPLGIAVTLRGNVMYSFLDRLINLGLPRTRDFQGLNPNSFDGNGNYAVGIKEQSVFPEIRFDLGKGRGMDVCIRTTAKTDKEAQTLLALMGMPFRETGPVSAVRKKKLKSHHFSSKGRGRR